From the Bacteroidia bacterium genome, one window contains:
- a CDS encoding ABC transporter ATP-binding protein codes for MDRGLAQPIVSVRNLTVSFETHEGKADVVQNASFELYPGETLGIVGESGCGKTVTALAIMRLIRPPGEIRSGEIEFKGQDLLTLPERQMRAIRGREISMVFQEPMTSLNPVFTIGDQLLEVLLFHERISWNEAYGRCRELLFRVGLHHPDTVMLSYPHQLSGGMRQRVMIAMGLACNPQVIIADEPTTAIDVTAQSQVLGLINQLKLEFRMAVLLITHDLGVVAQTCDRVAIMYASRIVETGTVRDIFHHPRHPYTIGLLKSIPSMHLRGERLNIIPGQVPRPTMYPAGCNFHSRCDFATETCIQHEPELRPLAGGQQVACWNWAAVPAFKRPSRAPIGISPVAGGDAIMP; via the coding sequence ATGGATCGCGGGCTCGCTCAACCCATCGTCAGCGTCAGGAATCTCACGGTTTCTTTCGAAACCCACGAGGGGAAAGCCGACGTCGTGCAGAACGCCTCGTTCGAGCTGTATCCCGGTGAAACTCTCGGGATAGTAGGAGAATCCGGCTGCGGAAAAACGGTGACCGCGCTCGCCATTATGCGGCTGATTCGCCCGCCAGGGGAAATCCGTTCGGGAGAAATCGAGTTCAAAGGGCAGGATTTGCTCACCCTGCCGGAGCGTCAGATGCGCGCAATCCGCGGCCGGGAGATCTCGATGGTGTTTCAGGAACCCATGACCTCACTCAATCCGGTGTTCACCATCGGTGATCAACTTCTGGAAGTGCTGCTGTTTCATGAAAGGATTTCGTGGAACGAGGCCTACGGCCGCTGTCGGGAGCTGTTGTTCCGCGTGGGACTCCATCACCCTGATACGGTCATGCTCTCGTACCCGCATCAACTTTCCGGCGGCATGCGGCAACGGGTCATGATAGCCATGGGACTTGCCTGCAACCCGCAGGTTATCATTGCCGATGAGCCCACAACCGCCATAGACGTCACCGCACAGTCGCAGGTGCTTGGTCTTATCAATCAACTCAAGCTCGAGTTCCGTATGGCGGTGCTGCTCATTACCCACGATCTGGGCGTCGTTGCGCAGACCTGCGACAGAGTCGCCATCATGTACGCCTCGCGGATAGTGGAAACCGGGACGGTGCGCGATATTTTCCATCACCCGCGCCATCCCTACACCATCGGGCTGCTCAAATCCATCCCTTCGATGCACTTACGCGGCGAACGTCTCAACATCATCCCTGGGCAGGTCCCCCGCCCCACCATGTATCCCGCCGGATGCAATTTTCATTCGCGCTGCGACTTTGCCACCGAGACGTGCATCCAACATGAGCCGGAGTTGCGACCCCTCGCCGGAGGGCAGCAGGTCGCCTGCTGGAACTGGGCGGCCGTCCCTGCTTTCAAGCGACCATCCCGTGCTCCGATCGGCATTTCTCCGGTTGCAGGCGGGGATGCAATTATGCCTTGA
- a CDS encoding T9SS type A sorting domain-containing protein, protein MRILFLGFLLLLNFFQVPFASAQHDHNADEGIAVRLPEESFLLTSSHVQERQSLSKAHSAFSSFIRSNADWSFDYDALRRTPHRASGSGIPIEGFQNISLLNAPQAGRAFIRQHAGELNVNPTNLRLLYSEILDGKAYQKYIQTYNGIDVLFSYVDLRISSTGRVFMFGSDYHPALAVNTTPAVSEAAAREFAKAGLPYVDTHEHITDRGLVILPVRYSDRYEYRLVYNFEVHSGVKERWDTYVDAHDGTIVWRKNLIPHFACSGHEGPNGVTNVVNGRIMINIFQESYVEAPVTVPLKNAYVWVAGKMYTTDSDGRFTVDLGAATTGQLITKFTGPYANVRRADTTRVSGGTPVNAVQSMTVAAGQNLEIVWDNTNSVASERNTFYHINLARDFSRALDAGPANNTLDTQIPGIVEINSECNAFFDGRGVNFFKSSLSCGNTGEISSVIHHELGHGIHIWLTQKLIGRAPVNGALKEAIADLTTNLLRDDPRIGVGFLKNGAGGGIIRNSDNTLRYPENVVNEIHDDGMILTGAVWDVRRAIGLEQTAKLYHMAMYGTPDGASLGVALADYFIEFLVADDDDGNLANGTPHSEAIIAAFNAHGIPGSAISITHTPLGDQNSVTTPYGISGRARVSNEINQEMMSVTQVDVVYSVDDWKNTLRFTTAYDAASKNFTGEFPPQPAGTIVRYYLEAFDNFGTSAKEPMNAPQSNYLFLVGFEQKYFHDGETADGWSVRGDAGTGEWVREDPVGTWNTSLGTPPDVPYVQPNEDNTPGTGKTKCWVTGNAARGAGLGTNDVDDGETTIFTRNYDISGMSNPVLRYFRWYSNNAGAEPNSDFWTVRISSTSGNWGILERTKVSDASWQPKVFILKEHVSFTPDLVVQFTAEDAEPGSLVEAAVDDFEILDVNPALVSVENEHALPTGLALSQNYPNPFNPSTVIRYQLPTASMVELRVFNALGVEVAAPVLGHRSAGTHSVSFDAGELPSGMYLYELRALGSRLTRTMLLAR, encoded by the coding sequence ATGAGAATCCTGTTCCTGGGTTTTCTCCTTCTCCTGAACTTCTTTCAGGTACCTTTTGCGTCTGCGCAGCATGATCATAACGCAGATGAAGGCATAGCCGTCCGTCTACCGGAAGAGTCGTTCCTGCTTACATCCTCCCATGTACAGGAACGTCAATCTTTGTCCAAGGCGCACAGCGCATTCAGTAGCTTCATTCGCTCTAACGCCGACTGGTCCTTCGATTACGATGCCCTGCGCAGAACCCCGCACCGCGCCTCGGGAAGTGGTATTCCCATCGAGGGCTTCCAGAACATTTCGCTGCTCAACGCACCGCAGGCGGGTCGTGCATTCATCCGGCAACACGCGGGCGAGTTGAACGTCAATCCCACGAACCTCCGTCTGCTGTACTCGGAGATCCTGGACGGTAAAGCGTATCAGAAATACATTCAGACGTACAACGGCATCGACGTGTTGTTCAGTTACGTGGATCTGAGAATATCCTCCACCGGACGCGTCTTCATGTTCGGTTCGGATTACCACCCGGCACTCGCCGTAAACACCACGCCGGCGGTCAGCGAAGCGGCCGCCCGGGAATTCGCCAAAGCGGGGCTTCCCTACGTTGACACGCATGAGCACATCACGGATCGCGGTCTGGTGATTCTGCCCGTGCGCTACAGCGACCGCTACGAATACCGTTTGGTGTACAATTTCGAGGTGCACAGCGGCGTCAAAGAACGCTGGGACACCTACGTGGACGCCCATGACGGCACTATCGTCTGGCGGAAAAACCTTATCCCGCATTTCGCCTGCAGCGGTCACGAAGGACCGAACGGCGTCACCAACGTGGTGAACGGCCGCATCATGATCAACATCTTTCAGGAAAGCTATGTCGAAGCACCTGTGACTGTCCCGCTCAAAAATGCCTACGTCTGGGTGGCAGGAAAGATGTACACCACCGACAGCGACGGACGCTTCACCGTGGATCTGGGTGCCGCCACGACGGGACAATTGATCACAAAATTTACCGGACCCTACGCCAACGTGCGTCGCGCAGATACGACCCGCGTCAGCGGCGGCACGCCCGTCAACGCGGTACAATCCATGACCGTCGCGGCCGGGCAGAATCTTGAAATCGTCTGGGACAACACGAATTCCGTGGCCTCGGAGCGCAACACGTTTTATCACATCAATCTCGCCAGGGACTTCTCACGCGCCCTGGATGCCGGTCCGGCCAACAATACGCTCGACACGCAGATCCCGGGTATCGTGGAGATCAACAGCGAGTGCAACGCATTCTTTGACGGACGAGGAGTGAACTTTTTCAAATCCAGCTTGTCCTGCGGCAACACCGGAGAGATTTCTTCCGTCATCCATCACGAACTCGGTCACGGCATCCACATCTGGTTGACGCAGAAGCTCATCGGACGCGCACCCGTCAACGGCGCCCTGAAGGAAGCGATTGCGGATCTCACGACCAACCTGCTGCGGGACGATCCCCGTATCGGTGTCGGCTTTCTGAAAAACGGCGCGGGCGGCGGCATCATCCGTAATTCGGACAATACACTGCGCTATCCGGAAAACGTGGTCAATGAAATTCACGACGACGGCATGATCCTGACCGGCGCGGTTTGGGATGTGCGTCGGGCAATCGGTCTCGAGCAAACAGCCAAGCTGTATCACATGGCGATGTACGGAACACCGGACGGCGCCTCCCTCGGTGTCGCGCTTGCGGATTACTTCATTGAATTTCTCGTCGCCGACGACGATGACGGCAACCTCGCGAACGGCACCCCGCATTCCGAAGCAATCATCGCCGCGTTCAATGCACATGGCATCCCGGGTTCGGCCATCAGCATCACGCATACACCGCTCGGCGACCAGAACAGCGTCACCACTCCGTACGGCATTAGCGGCAGAGCGCGCGTGAGCAACGAAATCAATCAGGAGATGATGAGCGTCACGCAGGTAGATGTCGTGTACAGCGTGGACGACTGGAAAAACACCCTGCGTTTCACGACCGCCTATGATGCGGCATCGAAAAATTTCACCGGTGAATTCCCTCCCCAGCCCGCCGGCACCATCGTACGATATTACCTCGAGGCCTTCGATAATTTCGGCACGAGCGCGAAGGAACCGATGAACGCACCGCAATCGAATTACCTGTTCCTTGTGGGCTTCGAGCAAAAATATTTCCATGACGGTGAAACGGCGGATGGCTGGTCTGTCCGCGGAGACGCCGGGACTGGGGAATGGGTGCGGGAGGATCCTGTCGGTACCTGGAACACCTCGCTCGGCACCCCGCCGGATGTCCCCTACGTTCAACCAAACGAGGACAACACTCCCGGAACCGGCAAGACGAAATGCTGGGTGACCGGTAACGCCGCCCGCGGCGCCGGACTGGGTACGAATGATGTGGACGATGGCGAAACGACCATTTTCACACGGAACTACGATATTTCGGGAATGTCGAATCCTGTGTTGCGGTATTTTCGCTGGTACAGCAACAACGCAGGCGCCGAGCCGAATTCGGACTTCTGGACGGTGCGCATCAGCAGCACATCCGGAAACTGGGGTATTCTCGAGCGTACGAAGGTCTCCGATGCCTCATGGCAGCCGAAAGTGTTCATTTTGAAGGAACACGTCAGCTTCACTCCGGATCTCGTGGTGCAATTCACTGCCGAAGATGCTGAGCCGGGCTCCCTCGTCGAAGCAGCCGTTGACGATTTCGAAATTCTGGACGTGAATCCTGCGCTCGTCAGCGTCGAAAACGAGCATGCGCTCCCGACAGGTCTCGCGCTGTCTCAGAATTATCCGAATCCCTTCAATCCATCGACAGTGATTCGCTATCAGCTTCCGACAGCGAGTATGGTCGAGCTTCGCGTGTTCAATGCTCTGGGCGTAGAAGTGGCAGCCCCTGTTCTCGGTCACCGCTCCGCGGGCACACACAGCGTCAGCTTCGATGCCGGAGAACTGCCTTCCGGTATGTACCTGTACGAGTTGCGCGCACTGGGCAGCAGACTCACCAGAACCATGCTGCTCGCACGCTGA
- a CDS encoding M28 family peptidase, which translates to MSNRYLRNLTAIPLLLLASCGGGTKQDEAQIPTPMFSPPASQPSFSGETAMRYITEQVTFGPRVPGSPAHTECRDYYVKHFTDLGWETSLQSFSMPGYEGVTLDLHNVVARFRPEVQPRVLLCAHWDSRPFSDMETDETLKLLAVPGANDGASGVAVLMHLAEILSATPPQIGVDIVLFDGEDYGKDGEESMFCLGSKYYAASLGTESAPLFAVLLDLVGDKEAVFPREGFSEQFAKDILDLFWSQAAALGLKQFVNSRHSPIIDDHLPLNTTGGIKAINIIDASLVGHADANERRKYWHTQRDTPEQCSAATLEAVGSLLLRVLFGLQPST; encoded by the coding sequence ATGAGCAATCGATACCTCCGCAACCTGACCGCCATCCCGCTGTTGCTGCTCGCTTCCTGCGGCGGCGGCACTAAACAAGACGAAGCACAGATTCCCACCCCGATGTTCAGCCCTCCCGCTTCTCAACCCTCGTTCAGTGGCGAAACCGCTATGCGGTATATCACGGAACAGGTTACCTTCGGTCCGCGCGTTCCGGGCTCTCCCGCGCATACGGAGTGCCGGGACTACTATGTGAAGCATTTCACAGATCTTGGCTGGGAGACTTCGCTGCAGTCCTTTTCGATGCCCGGGTACGAAGGAGTGACCCTTGATCTGCATAACGTCGTCGCGCGCTTCCGTCCGGAGGTGCAGCCCCGCGTCCTGCTCTGCGCGCACTGGGATTCCCGGCCCTTTTCCGACATGGAAACGGATGAGACTCTGAAACTCCTTGCGGTTCCCGGAGCGAATGACGGAGCCAGCGGCGTTGCCGTACTGATGCATCTCGCGGAAATCCTGTCCGCCACTCCACCGCAGATCGGAGTGGATATCGTTCTCTTCGATGGGGAGGATTACGGGAAGGACGGCGAAGAAAGCATGTTCTGTCTCGGTTCCAAATATTACGCCGCATCGCTGGGGACGGAAAGCGCACCGCTCTTCGCAGTGCTGCTCGATCTCGTGGGAGACAAGGAAGCGGTGTTTCCCCGGGAGGGTTTTTCCGAGCAGTTCGCCAAGGATATCCTGGATTTGTTCTGGTCGCAAGCGGCGGCACTCGGACTGAAGCAATTCGTCAACAGCAGGCATTCCCCTATTATCGATGATCACCTTCCGCTGAATACCACAGGCGGCATTAAAGCCATCAATATCATTGACGCCTCGCTTGTCGGTCATGCCGATGCAAACGAACGCAGAAAATACTGGCACACGCAAAGGGACACCCCTGAGCAATGTTCAGCGGCGACGCTCGAGGCGGTTGGCTCCCTCCTGTTACGTGTGCTTTTCGGACTGCAACCATCCACCTGA
- the prmA gene encoding 50S ribosomal protein L11 methyltransferase, whose translation MSTEQPDYIRLRFPVSEHDEQVQALLHSLEPLGFLEEESTWEAYFPCEAWDGGISDAFSASLHRLRLDIVYDVERFEKQNWNKEWEDSITPVRVSDRIVITPSWHTVDTREDEILLVIDPKMSFGTGFHATTRLMLRLMEQTVQAGDTVLDVGTGTGVLAIAAVKLGAQAAEGMDIDEWSKENAEENCIRNGVLSQVRIHHGSLETVHGPYDLILSNITRNDNIEMLPALAAMLRKGGRIVLSGFYSTDRGDLLSALHDNGFTLIAEMAEDEWHAISGEKAS comes from the coding sequence ATGAGTACAGAACAACCGGACTATATTCGACTGCGCTTTCCCGTCAGTGAACACGACGAGCAGGTGCAGGCACTGTTGCATTCGCTCGAACCTCTCGGTTTCCTTGAGGAAGAGAGTACCTGGGAAGCGTATTTTCCCTGCGAGGCATGGGATGGAGGAATCTCCGACGCGTTCAGTGCCTCCCTGCACCGCCTCCGGCTCGATATCGTGTACGATGTGGAACGTTTCGAGAAACAGAACTGGAACAAGGAATGGGAAGACAGCATCACCCCCGTCAGGGTTTCCGACCGCATTGTCATCACTCCTTCCTGGCACACCGTTGATACGCGTGAAGATGAGATCCTCCTCGTCATTGACCCGAAAATGTCCTTCGGCACGGGTTTTCACGCCACGACACGCCTGATGCTGCGACTGATGGAGCAGACGGTACAAGCGGGCGACACTGTTCTGGATGTCGGCACGGGAACCGGTGTACTCGCCATAGCCGCCGTGAAACTGGGTGCGCAGGCAGCGGAGGGAATGGACATTGACGAATGGTCGAAGGAGAACGCCGAGGAAAACTGCATTCGCAACGGTGTGCTGTCGCAGGTACGCATACACCACGGATCGCTTGAAACAGTACACGGCCCCTATGACCTGATCCTGTCGAATATCACCAGAAACGACAATATCGAAATGCTCCCTGCATTGGCTGCCATGCTGCGGAAAGGCGGACGGATCGTGCTCTCCGGCTTCTATTCCACAGACCGGGGTGATCTGCTTTCCGCCCTCCACGACAACGGCTTCACGCTGATCGCGGAAATGGCGGAAGACGAATGGCATGCCATCAGCGGAGAAAAGGCATCATAA
- a CDS encoding Ppx/GppA family phosphatase has protein sequence MRVASIDIGTNTILMLIADLAENGTLTVLSDEQRIARVGKGVDKTGAIAWEAFSRSESILEEYLATARSMRVDVIRATGTSALRDAHNREDYLNYMQQRLDLDIEILDGADEALWTYGGAISGFTERKGRFAVLDIGGGSTELTSGEGFRIIERKSLDIGCVRLTEKFLPHSPPREQELLALIDHVDHAVRQFPHFDVHDTVFVGVAGTVTTLAAVELGLESYDRNAVAGFRLSRETIERRYRQFSALSKEELQHALRIDPGRADIILVGVVILLRFMTARGLPDVTVSERGLRYGIALREWERELERSTMS, from the coding sequence ATGAGAGTCGCGTCCATCGATATAGGAACGAACACCATTCTCATGCTCATCGCGGATCTTGCGGAGAACGGAACGCTGACCGTACTGAGCGACGAACAGCGCATCGCGCGTGTCGGCAAGGGCGTCGATAAAACCGGCGCCATCGCCTGGGAAGCGTTTTCACGGAGCGAAAGCATCCTCGAGGAGTATCTCGCCACAGCCCGTTCCATGCGTGTGGATGTGATCCGTGCGACCGGCACCAGCGCGCTGCGTGATGCGCACAATCGGGAGGACTACCTCAACTACATGCAGCAAAGGCTGGATCTTGATATAGAAATTCTGGACGGCGCCGACGAGGCATTATGGACCTACGGTGGCGCGATCTCGGGTTTCACGGAGAGGAAGGGGCGTTTTGCGGTGCTGGACATCGGCGGAGGCTCGACGGAGCTTACCAGCGGCGAGGGTTTCCGCATTATCGAACGTAAAAGTCTGGATATCGGTTGTGTCAGACTCACGGAAAAATTTCTGCCGCACTCACCGCCACGCGAACAGGAACTGCTCGCTCTCATCGATCATGTTGATCACGCGGTCAGACAATTCCCGCATTTCGATGTGCATGACACGGTTTTCGTTGGAGTTGCCGGCACTGTCACGACACTCGCGGCCGTGGAACTGGGCCTCGAGAGCTACGACAGGAACGCGGTCGCCGGATTCCGTCTGAGCCGCGAGACCATCGAGAGGCGCTACAGGCAATTCAGTGCTCTGTCGAAAGAGGAATTGCAGCATGCCCTGCGCATCGATCCCGGGCGCGCGGATATCATTCTCGTCGGCGTCGTGATCCTCCTGCGCTTCATGACAGCGCGGGGATTGCCGGACGTCACAGTATCGGAGCGCGGACTGCGTTACGGTATCGCCTTGCGTGAATGGGAACGGGAACTCGAGCGCTCTACCATGTCCTGA
- a CDS encoding cysteine desulfurase, protein MTQVSPYYLDNASTTRLHPRVLEAMLPWMRGEAANPSSIHRFGREARVAVERARESVAALICAHPSEIVFTSGGTESNNTAIHFALAGTEQNAHVLTSPAEHQAVLQPLANRRHSVVSMLPVDRGAVPSPDDTERALRSDTVLIALMHANNETGGLLDVAAVSDVLHGYTGLLFCDMVQSAGKVPLRIHDTRIDLASLSAHKLHGPQGIGALYMRRGLDFRPMILGGAQERARRGGTEAVAAIVGFGEAARLALEERETRYATWVRLREQLLRRLRDGVPGIVENVSVRTLPNIVSVTLPYAHYPIDGGMLLVDLDLRGCAVSAGSACTAGSIEPSHVMRAIGHDEHSARSSVRFSFGAFTEAETVERGAEVFVRSVQDMVERSSSRSHSRKAIP, encoded by the coding sequence ATGACGCAGGTATCTCCTTACTACCTCGACAACGCATCCACGACCCGTTTGCATCCTCGTGTCCTGGAAGCCATGCTGCCATGGATGCGCGGCGAAGCGGCTAATCCGTCGAGTATACACCGTTTTGGCAGAGAAGCACGCGTGGCCGTCGAACGTGCGCGGGAATCGGTTGCGGCGCTTATCTGCGCCCACCCTTCGGAGATCGTCTTTACCAGTGGAGGAACGGAGAGCAACAATACGGCAATCCATTTCGCTCTGGCCGGCACGGAACAGAACGCGCATGTGCTTACCTCTCCCGCCGAGCATCAGGCCGTGCTGCAGCCGTTGGCGAATCGGCGACACAGCGTCGTCTCCATGCTTCCGGTGGACAGGGGAGCTGTCCCGAGTCCGGACGACACCGAGCGTGCGCTGCGAAGCGATACCGTGCTCATCGCCCTGATGCATGCCAACAATGAGACCGGGGGCTTGCTCGACGTGGCCGCCGTGTCGGATGTCCTTCACGGTTATACTGGTCTTTTATTCTGCGATATGGTGCAGAGCGCGGGCAAGGTACCTCTACGGATTCATGATACCCGAATTGATCTCGCTTCGCTTTCCGCACACAAACTTCATGGCCCGCAAGGAATCGGCGCCCTGTATATGCGCAGGGGTCTGGATTTCAGGCCGATGATTCTCGGCGGGGCTCAGGAGCGTGCACGTCGGGGTGGAACCGAGGCGGTTGCGGCGATTGTGGGCTTTGGTGAAGCGGCGCGTCTGGCGCTGGAAGAACGCGAAACACGTTATGCTACCTGGGTGCGATTGCGGGAGCAGCTTCTGCGACGGCTGCGCGACGGTGTGCCTGGCATCGTGGAAAACGTGAGTGTGAGGACGCTTCCGAACATTGTCAGTGTCACGCTTCCATATGCGCACTATCCCATCGATGGCGGTATGCTGTTGGTGGATCTCGATCTCCGCGGATGTGCCGTCTCGGCCGGATCGGCGTGTACGGCGGGGAGCATCGAGCCCTCTCATGTCATGCGTGCAATCGGGCACGACGAACATTCCGCACGCAGCAGCGTGCGTTTTTCCTTTGGCGCCTTCACGGAGGCGGAAACGGTGGAACGAGGGGCGGAGGTGTTTGTGCGAAGCGTTCAGGACATGGTAGAGCGCTCGAGTTCCCGTTCCCATTCACGCAAGGCGATACCGTAA
- a CDS encoding biotin--[acetyl-CoA-carboxylase] ligase, with amino-acid sequence MLGIAHIHFASIDSTNTYAKQIAKEDGRHGTLVTADYQTAGRGRLSRSWNAAPGSNILASLILHPSRSLEDWGGLPLLAGCAVVRTLNGLADISSEVKWPNDVMAGGKKICGILVESGSLGSRSWAVVGIGINVNQTHFEGEYRLPPTSLALLTGATFAVGDVIARLCREIDLLYNVWEEEGNAPIIAQWMQHTSMIGKRIEIREHDRNRFAVAMGIADDGSLLVRGEGGEVSSVVAGDVSISPAEDSGG; translated from the coding sequence ATGCTTGGCATTGCTCACATTCATTTTGCGTCCATCGATTCAACCAACACGTATGCGAAGCAGATCGCGAAGGAGGATGGTCGACATGGCACGCTTGTAACGGCCGATTATCAGACGGCGGGACGCGGTCGTCTCAGCAGGTCATGGAACGCCGCGCCCGGCAGCAACATCCTGGCATCGCTTATTCTGCATCCATCCCGCTCATTGGAGGATTGGGGAGGATTGCCGCTGCTCGCGGGCTGCGCAGTGGTTCGTACGCTGAATGGCCTGGCCGATATTTCATCTGAAGTCAAATGGCCCAACGACGTGATGGCAGGAGGGAAAAAGATTTGCGGGATTCTGGTCGAATCGGGATCGCTTGGAAGTCGTTCCTGGGCTGTCGTCGGCATTGGGATTAACGTGAATCAGACGCACTTCGAAGGAGAATATCGCCTGCCGCCGACGTCCCTCGCGTTACTGACGGGAGCGACCTTCGCTGTCGGTGATGTGATTGCGCGTCTGTGTCGTGAGATCGACCTGTTGTACAACGTGTGGGAAGAAGAGGGAAACGCTCCCATCATCGCTCAGTGGATGCAACACACGTCTATGATCGGAAAGCGGATTGAGATTCGGGAGCACGACCGGAATCGCTTCGCGGTCGCGATGGGTATCGCCGATGACGGTTCTTTGCTCGTTCGTGGAGAAGGGGGAGAGGTCAGTTCCGTTGTAGCGGGCGATGTTTCCATTTCCCCGGCGGAGGACAGTGGCGGATGA